A section of the Parasteatoda tepidariorum isolate YZ-2023 chromosome 6, CAS_Ptep_4.0, whole genome shotgun sequence genome encodes:
- the LOC107449597 gene encoding BMP-2-inducible protein kinase isoform X3, producing MKKLFSRFDGRDQSSKEPNTFIGKIFAVGKYTVTVEDIIAEGGFAIVFLVKGTNNVRYALKRMFVNNDHDLNVCKREITIASNLKGHKNIIGFLDSSINPVGSGVYEVLMLMHYYRGHVLQLMNERLQSGFSETEVLQIFSDVCEAVSRLHHCQTPIIHRDLKVENILLNDSGNFVLCDFGSATAKVISPQTYGVSQAEEEIKKYTTLSYRAPEMVDLYCGKSITTKVDIWALGCLLYKLCFFTLPFGESALAIQNGNFSIPDNSRYSKQVHSLIRFMLEVEPDNRPDIYQVSYIAFKIAGKECPVPNLKNSSIPEIDKLPLPQTETEAKKAIAKQQRPASTPVVEGTSVAPRQRPKGSQAPPGVGSLTLLPQATPNTSKRVTPTTPHASAVSSPESATSSHLVTHRKSSATDVTPVEVAVIAPTPSQPPIQVLTSEEPKNFLTATSMTDIAPHSLVSVTPPSSPTPSQHSHHRRNASDTSAFDKNVAKEITQFLTPYETSQNHAVLPNNEVPTSAAAHQKNLSDLSQWNPFINNAPGGNLAEDQAFGQEFDKIRRGSQSSISNVKSRESLVMSATDLTDSDPFGAAPFNLSGPLKSNKGTCPTRPNQLPLASSGMPNRDITSYAPLYSEESEMALQVRHRHSSENSSASHEGSQSVHSGRSGMDIFSSSFTRTPAEDRSKYEKLLNDDFEMKSPLENSNVNSSCEKVPGPEMCSGNSSLEFPPVQEDSDSIGSASDLRERVDSSGEDEGSSSVLSDEKPSDNVRNSLPPDLPVEFSVERSKKSPVIKESIPGVFTDHTESGRPLLDDESSEDDNQNECLLNENRKSSNTSSLVVSPTTIVTPPESPVEVTRSLDVFGAAPFKRLAGYSNPAKTPLLSEDKEIDVFAQAPFKIPFKGQKESFKNSLKKKKDKPESSSIPRSSDSFGSAQAIFLPDIVPSVDTSTRKSLPSIKYTVSDRGSPVMTSISPTLSTDLFGSAPFSELSQDFKTTPKLPTPMTCQPVAAPGQVSNIVITYQKQVAATTQPQSSPAPIPPPSSNSSIIRRKSNQDLFGAVPFSAVAPALASHKKPPPIIAPKPKLSARVASLPSEPLPSSSSSKSIIDNGNLRSYSTESCEESKFTSSVDKTKYKELIDDDNDSAFTFNHDENVNVVSSKHYTQLKPIKKSKHTKKKEAKERLSSTNAFANMSFEDVVSDDDSQYTQSFIRESSNIKRTSHSFRIAKIN from the exons ATGAAGAAGTTGTTTTCAAGATTTGATGGTCGAGACCAATCTAGTAAGGAACCAAATACCtttattggtaaaatttttgCTGTTGGGAAATATACAGTTACCGTTGAAGATATTATTGCAGAAG GGGGTTTTGCCATAGTTTTCTTGGTGAAAGGCACAAACAATGTTAGATATGCTTTAAAGCGCATGTTTGTGAATAATGATCATGACTTGAATGTTTGTAAAAGAGAAATTACAATAGCT aGCAACTTAAAAggacataaaaacataattggaTTTTTAGACAGCAGTATTAATCCAGTTGGTAGTGGTGTTTATGAAGTACTAATGCTCATGCATTATTATCGAg gtCATGTTCTTCAACTTATGAATGAAAGATTACAATCAGGATTTTCTGAAACTGAGGTGCTTCAAATATTTAGTGATGTGTGTGAAGCCGTCTCTAGACTTCATCATTGCCAAACCCCAATTATACATCGTGATCTTAAA gtTGAAAATATACTTCTGAATGATAGTGGAAACTTTGTACTTTGTGATTTTGGCAGTGCAACTGCAAAAGTTATTAGTCCTCAAACTTATGGAGTTAGTCAAgctgaagaagaaataaaaaa gtacACAACACTGTCTTATAGAGCCCCTGAGATGGTAGATTTGTATTGTGGAAAATCTATAACTACAAAAGTGGATATATgg GCTTTAGGATGTTTGTTgtataaactttgtttttttacattaccaTTTGGAGAAAGTGCTTTAGCAatacaaaatggaaattttagcATTCCAGATAATTCTCGTTATTCTAAACAAGTTCATTCCTTAataa gaTTTATGTTAGAAGTTGAACCTGATAACAGGCCAGATATTTATCAAGTTTCTTACATCGCATTTAAAATTGCTGGCAAAGAATGTCCGGTTCcaaatttaaaa aattcatCCATTCCTGAAATTGATAAACTGCCATTACCACAGACTGAGACTGAAGCTAAAAAGGCAATAGCTAAACAGCAAAG acCAGCTTCTACTCCGGTGGTTGAGGGTACATCAGTGGCACCTCGCCAAAGACCAAAAGGCTCTCAAGCTCCTCCTGGTGTTGGAAGTTTAACATTACTTCCTCAAGCAACCCCTAATACTTCTAAAAGAGTTACTCCTACTACTCCCCATG CATCAGCAGTATCCTCTCCTGAGAGTGCTACTTCCTCACATCTAGTCACTCATCGAAAGTCCTCTGCTACAGATGTTACACCAGTAGAAGTAGCTGTTATAGCACCAACTCCTTCCCAACCTCCAATCCAAGTTTTGACATCAGAAGAGCCCAAGAATTTTCTGACAGCCACCTCGATGACTGACATTGCTCCCCACAGCTTGGTGTCTGTTACCCCGCCTTCATCCCCAACGCCCAGTCAACATAGTCATCATAGGAGAAATGCAAGTGATACCTCAGCCTTTGACAA GAATGTTGCAAAAGaaataactcaatttttaaCACCTTATGAAACATCTCAAAACCATGCTGTACTTCCTAATAATGAAGTCCCAACTTCAGCTGCAGCTCATCAAAAGAATCTTAGTGACCTATCACAATGGAATCCATTCATTAATAATGCTCCTGGTGGCAATTTAGCAGAAGATCAGGCTTTTGGTCAAGAGTTTGATAAAATTCGTAGGGGATCTCAAAGTA gtATTTCCAATGTTAAAAGTCGAGAGAGTCTAGTCATGAGTGCTACAGATTTAACTGATTCTGATCCATTTGGTGCTGCCCCTTTCAATTTAAGTG GTCCTCTAAAATCGAATAAAGGAACATGCCCAACCCGACCCAATCAACTGCCCCTCGCATCCTCCG GTATGCCAAATCGTGATATAACAAGTTACGCTCCACTTTATTCTGAAGAATCTGAAATGGCATTACAAGTGAGGCACAGACATAGTAGTGAGAATTCCAGTGCCTCTCATGAAGGCAGTCAGAGTGTTCACAGCGGTCGTTCTGGAATGGATATCTTTTCTTCATCCTTTACACGAACTCCAGCTGAAGATCGCTCTAAATATGAAAAGCTTCTAAATGATGACTTTGAAATGAAATCTCCTCTTGAGAACAGTAATGTAAATAGCTCCTGTGAAAAAGTTCCTGGCCCAGAAATGTGCAGTGGTAATAGTTCTCTGGAATTTCCTCCAGTGCAGGAAGATAGCGATTCCATAGGCTCAGCTAGTGACTTAAGAGAACGAGTAGATTCTAGTGGTGAAGATGAAGGTTCCTCTTCTGTATTATCTGATGAGAAACCATCGGACAATGTCAGGAATAGTCTTCCTCCTGATCTACCGGTGGAATTTTCCGTTGAAAGATCTAAGAAGTCCCCAGTTATTAAAGAAAGTATACCAGGTGTTTTTACCGACCATACTGAAAGTGGACGGCCTTTGTTGGATGATGAATCATCGGAAGATGATAATCAAAATGAATGTCTCttaaatgaaaacagaaaaagtaGTAACACATCTTCCCTAGTTGTTTCTCCTACGACTATAGTCACTCCACCAGAATCACCTGTAGAAGTAACACGAAGCCTTGATGTATTTGGTGCAGCCCCTTTCAAACGACTAGCTGGATATTCTAACCCTGCTAAAACTCCTCTTCTGTCTGAAGACAAAGAGATAGATGTTTTCGCCCAAGCTCCTTTTAAAATACCATTCAAGGGACaaaaagaaagctttaaaaattcattaaaaaagaagaaagacaAACCAGAAAGCTCTAGCATTCCTCGTAGCTCTGATAGCTTTGGAAGTGCTCAAGCTATATTTTTACCAGATATTGTACCAAGTGTGGATACTTCCACTAGAAAAAGTTTACCTAGTATTAAATACACAGTAAGTGATAGAGGCTCTCCAGTAATGACTTCCATCTCCCCTACTTTGTCTACTGATTTATTTGGTTCTGCCCCATTTTCAGAACTTTctcaagattttaaaactacCCCAAAATTACCCACGCCTATGACATGCCAGCCTGTAGCTGCACCTGGTCAAGTCAGTAATATAGTCATAACTTACCAAAAACAAGTAGCTGCTACGACTCAACCCCAAAGTTCCCCAGCTCCTATACCTCCTCCTTCCTCCAATAGCAGTATTATCCGTCGCAAATCAAATCAAGATTTATTTGGAGCTGTTCCTTTTAGTGCTGTTGCTCCAGCTTTAGCTTCACACAAAAAACCTCCTCCTATTATTGCTCCTAAACCTAAACTTTCTGCTAGAGTTGCTAGCCTTCCCTCTGAACCCCTTCCGAGTTCATCTTCTAGTAAAAGCATCATTGACAATGGTAATTTGAGATCCTACAGCACTGAATCCTGTGAAGAATCCAAATTTACATCGTCTGTGGACAAGACAAAATACAAAGAGTTGATTGATGATGATAATGATAGTGCATTCACATTTAATCATGATGAAAACGTGAATGTAGTATCTTCCAAACACTACACCCAGCTGAAGCCtattaaaaagtcaaaacataccAAAAAGAAGGAAGCTAAGGAACGATTGAGCAGCACCAATGCCTTTGCAAACATGAGTTTTGAAGATGTAGTGAGTGATGATGATTCACAATACACGCAGTCTTTCATCCGTGAGAGCAGCAACATAAAGAGAACGTCGCATTCCTTCAGAATagctaaaattaactaa
- the LOC107449597 gene encoding BMP-2-inducible protein kinase isoform X4, with amino-acid sequence MKKLFSRFDGRDQSSKEPNTFIGKIFAVGKYTVTVEDIIAEGGFAIVFLVKGTNNVRYALKRMFVNNDHDLNVCKREITIASNLKGHKNIIGFLDSSINPVGSGVYEVLMLMHYYRGHVLQLMNERLQSGFSETEVLQIFSDVCEAVSRLHHCQTPIIHRDLKVENILLNDSGNFVLCDFGSATAKVISPQTYGVSQAEEEIKKYTTLSYRAPEMVDLYCGKSITTKVDIWALGCLLYKLCFFTLPFGESALAIQNGNFSIPDNSRYSKQVHSLIRFMLEVEPDNRPDIYQVSYIAFKIAGKECPVPNLKNSSIPEIDKLPLPQTETEAKKAIAKQQRPASTPVVEGTSVAPRQRPKGSQAPPGVGSLTLLPQATPNTSKRVTPTTPHASAVSSPESATSSHLVTHRKSSATDVTPVEVAVIAPTPSQPPIQVLTSEEPKNFLTATSMTDIAPHSLVSVTPPSSPTPSQHSHHRRNASDTSAFDKNVAKEITQFLTPYETSQNHAVLPNNEVPTSAAAHQKNLSDLSQWNPFINNAPGGNLAEDQAFGQEFDKIRRGSQSSISNVKSRESLVMSATDLTDSDPFGAAPFNLSGMPNRDITSYAPLYSEESEMALQVRHRHSSENSSASHEGSQSVHSGRSGMDIFSSSFTRTPAEDRSKYEKLLNDDFEMKSPLENSNVNSSCEKVPGPEMCSGNSSLEFPPVQEDSDSIGSASDLRERVDSSGEDEGSSSVLSDEKPSDNVRNSLPPDLPVEFSVERSKKSPVIKESIPGVFTDHTESGRPLLDDESSEDDNQNECLLNENRKSSNTSSLVVSPTTIVTPPESPVEVTRSLDVFGAAPFKRLAGYSNPAKTPLLSEDKEIDVFAQAPFKIPFKGQKESFKNSLKKKKDKPESSSIPRSSDSFGSAQAIFLPDIVPSVDTSTRKSLPSIKYTVSDRGSPVMTSISPTLSTDLFGSAPFSELSQDFKTTPKLPTPMTCQPVAAPGQVSNIVITYQKQVAATTQPQSSPAPIPPPSSNSSIIRRKSNQDLFGAVPFSAVAPALASHKKPPPIIAPKPKLSARVASLPSEPLPSSSSSKSIIDNGNLRSYSTESCEESKFTSSVDKTKYKELIDDDNDSAFTFNHDENVNVVSSKHYTQLKPIKKSKHTKKKEAKERLSSTNAFANMSFEDVVSDDDSQYTQSFIRESSNIKRTSHSFRIAKIN; translated from the exons ATGAAGAAGTTGTTTTCAAGATTTGATGGTCGAGACCAATCTAGTAAGGAACCAAATACCtttattggtaaaatttttgCTGTTGGGAAATATACAGTTACCGTTGAAGATATTATTGCAGAAG GGGGTTTTGCCATAGTTTTCTTGGTGAAAGGCACAAACAATGTTAGATATGCTTTAAAGCGCATGTTTGTGAATAATGATCATGACTTGAATGTTTGTAAAAGAGAAATTACAATAGCT aGCAACTTAAAAggacataaaaacataattggaTTTTTAGACAGCAGTATTAATCCAGTTGGTAGTGGTGTTTATGAAGTACTAATGCTCATGCATTATTATCGAg gtCATGTTCTTCAACTTATGAATGAAAGATTACAATCAGGATTTTCTGAAACTGAGGTGCTTCAAATATTTAGTGATGTGTGTGAAGCCGTCTCTAGACTTCATCATTGCCAAACCCCAATTATACATCGTGATCTTAAA gtTGAAAATATACTTCTGAATGATAGTGGAAACTTTGTACTTTGTGATTTTGGCAGTGCAACTGCAAAAGTTATTAGTCCTCAAACTTATGGAGTTAGTCAAgctgaagaagaaataaaaaa gtacACAACACTGTCTTATAGAGCCCCTGAGATGGTAGATTTGTATTGTGGAAAATCTATAACTACAAAAGTGGATATATgg GCTTTAGGATGTTTGTTgtataaactttgtttttttacattaccaTTTGGAGAAAGTGCTTTAGCAatacaaaatggaaattttagcATTCCAGATAATTCTCGTTATTCTAAACAAGTTCATTCCTTAataa gaTTTATGTTAGAAGTTGAACCTGATAACAGGCCAGATATTTATCAAGTTTCTTACATCGCATTTAAAATTGCTGGCAAAGAATGTCCGGTTCcaaatttaaaa aattcatCCATTCCTGAAATTGATAAACTGCCATTACCACAGACTGAGACTGAAGCTAAAAAGGCAATAGCTAAACAGCAAAG acCAGCTTCTACTCCGGTGGTTGAGGGTACATCAGTGGCACCTCGCCAAAGACCAAAAGGCTCTCAAGCTCCTCCTGGTGTTGGAAGTTTAACATTACTTCCTCAAGCAACCCCTAATACTTCTAAAAGAGTTACTCCTACTACTCCCCATG CATCAGCAGTATCCTCTCCTGAGAGTGCTACTTCCTCACATCTAGTCACTCATCGAAAGTCCTCTGCTACAGATGTTACACCAGTAGAAGTAGCTGTTATAGCACCAACTCCTTCCCAACCTCCAATCCAAGTTTTGACATCAGAAGAGCCCAAGAATTTTCTGACAGCCACCTCGATGACTGACATTGCTCCCCACAGCTTGGTGTCTGTTACCCCGCCTTCATCCCCAACGCCCAGTCAACATAGTCATCATAGGAGAAATGCAAGTGATACCTCAGCCTTTGACAA GAATGTTGCAAAAGaaataactcaatttttaaCACCTTATGAAACATCTCAAAACCATGCTGTACTTCCTAATAATGAAGTCCCAACTTCAGCTGCAGCTCATCAAAAGAATCTTAGTGACCTATCACAATGGAATCCATTCATTAATAATGCTCCTGGTGGCAATTTAGCAGAAGATCAGGCTTTTGGTCAAGAGTTTGATAAAATTCGTAGGGGATCTCAAAGTA gtATTTCCAATGTTAAAAGTCGAGAGAGTCTAGTCATGAGTGCTACAGATTTAACTGATTCTGATCCATTTGGTGCTGCCCCTTTCAATTTAAGTG GTATGCCAAATCGTGATATAACAAGTTACGCTCCACTTTATTCTGAAGAATCTGAAATGGCATTACAAGTGAGGCACAGACATAGTAGTGAGAATTCCAGTGCCTCTCATGAAGGCAGTCAGAGTGTTCACAGCGGTCGTTCTGGAATGGATATCTTTTCTTCATCCTTTACACGAACTCCAGCTGAAGATCGCTCTAAATATGAAAAGCTTCTAAATGATGACTTTGAAATGAAATCTCCTCTTGAGAACAGTAATGTAAATAGCTCCTGTGAAAAAGTTCCTGGCCCAGAAATGTGCAGTGGTAATAGTTCTCTGGAATTTCCTCCAGTGCAGGAAGATAGCGATTCCATAGGCTCAGCTAGTGACTTAAGAGAACGAGTAGATTCTAGTGGTGAAGATGAAGGTTCCTCTTCTGTATTATCTGATGAGAAACCATCGGACAATGTCAGGAATAGTCTTCCTCCTGATCTACCGGTGGAATTTTCCGTTGAAAGATCTAAGAAGTCCCCAGTTATTAAAGAAAGTATACCAGGTGTTTTTACCGACCATACTGAAAGTGGACGGCCTTTGTTGGATGATGAATCATCGGAAGATGATAATCAAAATGAATGTCTCttaaatgaaaacagaaaaagtaGTAACACATCTTCCCTAGTTGTTTCTCCTACGACTATAGTCACTCCACCAGAATCACCTGTAGAAGTAACACGAAGCCTTGATGTATTTGGTGCAGCCCCTTTCAAACGACTAGCTGGATATTCTAACCCTGCTAAAACTCCTCTTCTGTCTGAAGACAAAGAGATAGATGTTTTCGCCCAAGCTCCTTTTAAAATACCATTCAAGGGACaaaaagaaagctttaaaaattcattaaaaaagaagaaagacaAACCAGAAAGCTCTAGCATTCCTCGTAGCTCTGATAGCTTTGGAAGTGCTCAAGCTATATTTTTACCAGATATTGTACCAAGTGTGGATACTTCCACTAGAAAAAGTTTACCTAGTATTAAATACACAGTAAGTGATAGAGGCTCTCCAGTAATGACTTCCATCTCCCCTACTTTGTCTACTGATTTATTTGGTTCTGCCCCATTTTCAGAACTTTctcaagattttaaaactacCCCAAAATTACCCACGCCTATGACATGCCAGCCTGTAGCTGCACCTGGTCAAGTCAGTAATATAGTCATAACTTACCAAAAACAAGTAGCTGCTACGACTCAACCCCAAAGTTCCCCAGCTCCTATACCTCCTCCTTCCTCCAATAGCAGTATTATCCGTCGCAAATCAAATCAAGATTTATTTGGAGCTGTTCCTTTTAGTGCTGTTGCTCCAGCTTTAGCTTCACACAAAAAACCTCCTCCTATTATTGCTCCTAAACCTAAACTTTCTGCTAGAGTTGCTAGCCTTCCCTCTGAACCCCTTCCGAGTTCATCTTCTAGTAAAAGCATCATTGACAATGGTAATTTGAGATCCTACAGCACTGAATCCTGTGAAGAATCCAAATTTACATCGTCTGTGGACAAGACAAAATACAAAGAGTTGATTGATGATGATAATGATAGTGCATTCACATTTAATCATGATGAAAACGTGAATGTAGTATCTTCCAAACACTACACCCAGCTGAAGCCtattaaaaagtcaaaacataccAAAAAGAAGGAAGCTAAGGAACGATTGAGCAGCACCAATGCCTTTGCAAACATGAGTTTTGAAGATGTAGTGAGTGATGATGATTCACAATACACGCAGTCTTTCATCCGTGAGAGCAGCAACATAAAGAGAACGTCGCATTCCTTCAGAATagctaaaattaactaa